One window from the genome of Blastopirellula retiformator encodes:
- a CDS encoding FAD-dependent oxidoreductase, with translation MANSWDLVVIGGTPGGIAAAIAAARQGRTVALVERQSHIGGMSTSGLGKSDIEHPEAIGGLFLEFIARIRETYVASLGAESEAFALCREGYYFEPSVAEAAFLEMLAELPTIELLLDHQLEGAAVQQNRVTAVELQNRITGERILASASAFVDATYEGDLLAAAGAEFRLGRESREEYGESHAGEIFFDYRNGEILPGSTGQGDDRLPAYTYRLCLSSDPGNSAPLTQPPAGYDRTNYLGYLDDLESGRLSAPKVLKDGWGYYPEHFDTLVRALSVTDLPNGKVDANINPRPLAFPFAEENVGYIEANWRRRDEIADRHRQLTLGLLWFLQQDDAVPAEHREMAGKYHLPADEFTDNGNFPWQLYVREGRRLVGLATLTEHDVTFTGDAPAAGDYEDTIAVGEFPIDSFPVQKRPSDCGVVLEGYLGMLAHITRPYPIPYRVMIPQTIEGLIVSVAVSATHVAYSSIRMEPTWMALGHAAGLAAHKAIEAGVALRDVDIDSLQASLAAEGQVLACANFSGGSQAEKSAGFNVSTEATF, from the coding sequence ATGGCGAATAGTTGGGATCTGGTCGTGATTGGCGGAACGCCCGGCGGCATTGCGGCGGCGATCGCCGCGGCGCGACAAGGGCGAACGGTCGCATTGGTCGAACGGCAGTCGCACATTGGCGGCATGTCGACCAGTGGACTCGGCAAGAGCGACATCGAACACCCCGAGGCGATCGGCGGACTATTTCTCGAGTTCATTGCGCGGATCCGCGAAACGTATGTCGCGTCGCTGGGCGCCGAGAGCGAGGCGTTCGCACTTTGCCGCGAGGGGTATTACTTCGAGCCGTCGGTCGCCGAAGCGGCGTTTCTGGAGATGCTGGCCGAACTGCCGACGATTGAGCTGTTGCTCGATCATCAGTTGGAAGGCGCGGCTGTTCAGCAAAATCGGGTTACCGCCGTCGAACTGCAAAACCGGATTACCGGCGAACGGATCCTGGCGTCGGCCAGTGCGTTTGTTGATGCGACCTACGAAGGAGACCTGCTGGCCGCGGCTGGCGCCGAGTTCCGACTGGGACGCGAATCGCGGGAAGAATATGGAGAGTCGCATGCCGGCGAGATCTTCTTTGACTATCGAAACGGCGAAATCTTGCCCGGCAGTACCGGTCAGGGAGACGATCGTCTGCCCGCCTACACCTATCGGTTGTGCTTGTCGAGCGACCCGGGCAACAGCGCACCGCTGACCCAGCCGCCGGCAGGGTATGACCGAACGAACTATCTGGGATATCTCGATGACCTGGAGTCGGGTCGACTGAGCGCTCCCAAGGTGCTCAAAGATGGCTGGGGTTACTACCCCGAACATTTCGATACGCTGGTGCGGGCGCTGTCGGTCACCGATCTGCCGAATGGCAAGGTCGACGCCAACATCAATCCCCGTCCGCTCGCCTTTCCGTTTGCCGAAGAAAACGTCGGCTATATCGAAGCCAATTGGCGTCGCCGCGACGAAATCGCCGATCGCCATCGGCAGTTGACGCTGGGGCTGTTGTGGTTTTTGCAACAGGACGACGCCGTGCCGGCCGAGCATCGCGAAATGGCGGGCAAGTACCATCTGCCGGCGGATGAGTTTACCGATAACGGCAACTTCCCGTGGCAGTTGTATGTTCGCGAAGGTCGCCGTTTGGTCGGTCTGGCGACCTTGACCGAGCATGACGTCACCTTCACGGGAGACGCGCCGGCCGCAGGCGACTACGAAGATACGATCGCGGTGGGAGAGTTTCCGATCGATAGTTTTCCGGTTCAAAAGCGACCGTCCGACTGTGGCGTGGTGCTGGAGGGCTATCTCGGCATGTTGGCCCACATCACCCGGCCCTATCCGATCCCGTATCGGGTGATGATACCGCAAACGATTGAAGGGCTGATCGTGTCGGTTGCGGTGTCGGCGACCCATGTCGCGTACTCCTCGATCCGAATGGAGCCGACCTGGATGGCGCTGGGGCACGCCGCGGGATTGGCCGCTCACAAGGCGATCGAAGCGGGCGTCGCACTGCGAGACGTCGACATCGACTCGCTGCAAGCGTCGCTTGCCGCCGAAGGGCAGGTGCTGGCTTGCGCTAACTTCTCTGGCGGAAGCCAGGCCGAGAAATCGGCCGGGTTTAACGTCAGTACCGAGGCGACCTTTTGA
- a CDS encoding sodium:solute symporter, which yields MDLTLRPLDVAAILVYLAAMFGIGIYFSRRNETTEEYFVGNRAFPGWVIGLSMLGTIVSSATFLALPAAAYVLDWRQLAVNLALPLIAVMAVLVFIPFFRRGKLTSAFEYLGMRFGMAPRIYGTLSFIVLQLIRMAQILFLVSIPVQFMTGLSIEVVVIGAGLFIAFYTIAGGIEAVVWTDVVQAIVLLGGGLLCFLYIAWELPGGMTQVLEVGVAEGKFSLGSFEWNLSERTFWTVAILGIINWLAIYSGDQNIVQRYVAAKSTYEARKATIIYSAIALPMWTMFFFIGTALYVYFQTYPEPALAGLETDQVFPYFILTRIPAGLAGLILAAVVAAAMSSLDSGINSISTVVVVDLLRPNLGDVYSDRFYLRTARVIAAVVTVLVISGGIAFSRMEKESMNDISLIVTSLFGGCLMGLFMMGFFTRRIDGVSATIAMCLAVVFNAYLGLGLLGWLPQAWTLGVHSYWVGALVNLFFAVTAYLLSFVVGSSRLDLTGLTVWTLGDRKESQDRAAPLTPSVD from the coding sequence ATGGACCTTACGCTTCGCCCGCTCGATGTCGCCGCCATTCTTGTCTATTTGGCGGCGATGTTCGGCATTGGGATCTACTTCTCGCGGCGGAATGAAACGACCGAAGAGTACTTTGTCGGCAATCGTGCGTTCCCCGGCTGGGTGATCGGGCTGTCGATGCTGGGGACGATCGTCAGTTCGGCGACGTTCCTGGCGCTTCCGGCCGCCGCCTATGTGCTTGACTGGAGACAATTGGCGGTCAATTTAGCGCTGCCGCTGATCGCAGTGATGGCGGTGCTGGTCTTCATTCCATTCTTTCGCCGCGGAAAGTTGACCTCGGCATTTGAGTACCTGGGGATGCGGTTTGGCATGGCCCCGCGGATTTACGGAACGCTCAGCTTTATCGTGCTGCAACTGATCCGGATGGCGCAGATCTTGTTTCTAGTTTCGATTCCGGTGCAGTTTATGACGGGGCTGTCGATTGAAGTGGTGGTAATCGGCGCTGGGCTGTTTATCGCGTTCTATACGATTGCTGGCGGGATCGAAGCGGTCGTTTGGACTGACGTCGTGCAGGCGATCGTCTTGCTTGGGGGCGGACTGCTCTGCTTTCTCTACATCGCTTGGGAGCTGCCAGGCGGAATGACGCAGGTCTTGGAGGTTGGCGTCGCCGAGGGGAAGTTCAGTCTCGGTAGCTTTGAGTGGAACTTGAGTGAGCGAACCTTCTGGACGGTCGCCATTTTGGGAATCATCAACTGGCTGGCGATCTACTCGGGCGATCAGAATATCGTCCAGCGGTACGTCGCCGCCAAGTCGACCTACGAAGCGCGGAAGGCGACGATCATCTACTCGGCGATTGCGCTGCCGATGTGGACCATGTTTTTCTTTATCGGAACGGCGCTGTACGTCTACTTTCAGACCTATCCCGAGCCTGCACTTGCGGGACTGGAGACCGATCAGGTCTTTCCCTACTTTATTTTGACGCGGATTCCGGCGGGACTGGCGGGCTTGATCTTGGCGGCGGTGGTCGCGGCCGCGATGAGTTCGCTCGATTCCGGCATTAACTCCATTTCGACCGTGGTGGTGGTCGATCTGTTGCGGCCCAATCTGGGAGACGTCTACAGCGATCGTTTCTATTTGCGAACGGCTCGCGTTATCGCGGCGGTGGTGACGGTGCTGGTGATCAGCGGCGGAATCGCCTTCAGCCGGATGGAAAAGGAAAGCATGAACGATATCAGCCTGATCGTGACCAGCCTGTTTGGCGGGTGTCTGATGGGGCTGTTCATGATGGGGTTCTTTACGCGGCGGATCGACGGCGTTTCGGCGACGATCGCGATGTGCCTGGCGGTCGTCTTTAACGCTTATCTAGGCCTGGGGCTGTTGGGTTGGCTGCCCCAGGCGTGGACGTTGGGCGTACATAGTTATTGGGTCGGCGCGCTGGTGAACTTGTTTTTTGCGGTGACCGCCTATTTGTTGAGTTTTGTCGTTGGTTCGTCTCGGCTTGACCTGACGGGGCTGACGGTCTGGACGCTAGGAGATCGGAAGGAGAGCCAAGACCGGGCGGCTCCGCTGACTCCGAGCGTCGATTGA
- a CDS encoding golvesin C-terminal-like domain-containing protein, with protein MIRLSSLVLFALLMSAAAPAWGEESTVMLQGDWVPENPHDIDFDRLPKIPSQHAVVSDVRAKHGVNQHNYLTYFDGRYWAMWSDGPEVEDRVGQRVAYATSKDGLMWSEPQYMTPVPPNSGEDSPLYNTRSAEGFRWISRGFWQRDGQLLALCSLDEGAGFFGKSLELRAFRWDEPQQQWIDHALVHKNAINNFPPKKIPTGEWMMSRRTYDYSRHGVEFLTGGVDAIDKWESFPVLGSSQELAAEEPYWWVLPDGRLTALFRDNWQRGYLYRSFSSDNGRTWSRPLQTDFPDARSKFSGVRLADGRYVLVSNPHPKRRDPLALSISDDGVVFTKMGYLVGRRHVDYPHVIEQDGHVLVAFAGGKRTVEVLKIRLEDIDSLPMPNKPLAKPPAFKPTDKDLIIDNHQIDLVTIEGDWQASSRDEDRYGEDYLYLEPTATGSVRFALNPEQAGEYEVFAIWNSRGHRSDQVPFTVSHAKGRKTIEVNQRREGGTWNSLGTFTLKPGESFVEVAADRVGQYIVVDAIAISPR; from the coding sequence ATGATTCGATTGTCGTCCCTGGTTTTGTTCGCTTTGTTGATGTCCGCTGCGGCGCCGGCTTGGGGGGAAGAGTCGACCGTGATGTTGCAGGGAGATTGGGTGCCGGAGAATCCGCATGATATCGACTTCGACCGGCTGCCGAAGATTCCATCTCAGCATGCGGTGGTCAGCGATGTCCGCGCCAAGCATGGCGTGAATCAACACAACTACTTGACGTACTTCGACGGTCGCTATTGGGCGATGTGGAGCGATGGCCCCGAGGTCGAAGATCGCGTCGGCCAGCGCGTCGCGTATGCGACCAGCAAAGATGGCCTGATGTGGAGCGAGCCGCAGTATATGACGCCGGTTCCGCCCAACTCGGGCGAAGATTCGCCGCTGTACAACACCCGCAGCGCGGAAGGCTTTCGTTGGATTTCGCGTGGGTTCTGGCAGCGCGATGGTCAACTGCTGGCCCTCTGCTCGCTCGACGAAGGGGCCGGCTTTTTTGGCAAGAGTTTAGAACTGCGGGCGTTTCGTTGGGATGAGCCGCAGCAACAGTGGATCGATCACGCGCTCGTCCACAAAAACGCAATCAACAACTTTCCGCCCAAGAAGATTCCGACCGGCGAATGGATGATGTCGCGAAGAACGTATGACTACTCGCGGCATGGGGTCGAGTTTCTGACCGGCGGCGTCGACGCGATCGACAAGTGGGAGTCGTTTCCCGTTTTGGGATCGAGCCAGGAGCTGGCCGCTGAGGAGCCCTATTGGTGGGTGCTGCCGGATGGTCGACTGACGGCCCTGTTTCGAGACAACTGGCAACGCGGCTATTTGTATCGCTCCTTCTCAAGCGACAACGGCCGGACCTGGAGTCGCCCGCTGCAGACCGATTTTCCTGACGCACGCTCGAAGTTTAGCGGCGTGCGACTGGCCGACGGTCGGTATGTGTTGGTCTCGAACCCGCATCCAAAACGCCGCGATCCGCTCGCGCTGTCGATCAGCGATGATGGAGTCGTCTTCACCAAGATGGGCTACCTGGTTGGTCGGCGACACGTTGATTATCCCCACGTGATTGAGCAGGATGGGCATGTTCTGGTCGCCTTCGCCGGCGGCAAGCGAACGGTTGAAGTGCTGAAGATTCGCCTGGAAGATATCGATTCGCTTCCCATGCCCAACAAGCCGCTGGCGAAACCGCCGGCGTTTAAGCCGACCGACAAAGACCTGATCATCGACAACCACCAAATCGATCTGGTCACGATCGAAGGAGATTGGCAAGCGAGCAGTCGCGACGAAGATCGCTACGGCGAGGACTATCTTTATCTAGAGCCGACCGCGACCGGATCGGTCCGATTTGCACTCAATCCAGAGCAGGCGGGCGAATACGAGGTTTTCGCGATCTGGAACAGCCGAGGTCATCGCTCCGATCAGGTTCCGTTTACCGTCTCGCATGCCAAGGGGCGAAAGACGATCGAGGTGAATCAGCGCCGCGAGGGGGGAACGTGGAACAGTCTCGGTACGTTTACCCTGAAGCCCGGCGAATCGTTCGTCGAGGTGGCGGCCGATCGCGTTGGCCAATATATCGTGGTCGATGCGATTGCGATTTCGCCCCGTTGA